The following are from one region of the Prionailurus bengalensis isolate Pbe53 chromosome A2, Fcat_Pben_1.1_paternal_pri, whole genome shotgun sequence genome:
- the TEX47 gene encoding testis-expressed protein 47: MSFSGHAQKTSKRTFPMESVLMPQVPRGNYLHLQEEKQRLQLKKFLLHRMFLVAKITANTEKKIIADYYEQVLQSTLKLLKGEAVTGFLLIYPTSILHILESSSDMLYQILLDHLDQKKNDTEFFIHGMKIIVVSHNIPTRLFMQWHVSEIKAPVMYLDDVTQTQSLEEVITEFLTQTHKLAIHLLKTVKVSAKGPGDNLHQLAPELLIPEQIIKYLCKSEEFMDPEAFLNMYNKPIHITLDSEVVWPAPSHF; this comes from the coding sequence ATGTCCTTCTCAGGCCATGCCCAAAAGACCAGCAAAAGGACTTTTCCAATGGAATCTGTTCTAATGCCCCAAGTTCCACGTGGCAATTACTTGCATCTTCAGGAAGAGAAGCAAAGACTACAGCTCAAGAAATTCCTTCTTCATAGGATGTTTCTTGTGGCCAAGATAAcagcaaacacagaaaaaaaaattattgctgaCTACTATGAACAAGTGCTTCAGTCAACTTTAAAACTTCTCAAAGGAGAAGCAGTGACAGGGTTTTTGCTCATCTATCCTACTTCTATTCTGCATATTCTTGAGTCCTCCAGTGATATGCTTTACCAAATTCTTTTAGATCATCTTGACCAGAAAAAGAATGACACAGAATTTTTTATCCATGGGATGAAAATTATAGTTGTGTCCCATAACATCCCGACAAGACTCTTCATGCAATGGCATGTATCAGAAATAAAAGCTCCAGTCATGTATCTCGATGATGTCACACAGACACAGTCCCTAGAAGAGGTCATCACCGAGTTTCTCACCCAGACTCATAAACTGGCAATTCACCTTTTAAAGACTGTGAAAGTGAGTGCTAAAGGACCAGGGGATAACTTGCACCAACTAGCACCTGAATTGCTCATCCCAGAACAAATAATAAAGTACTTGTGCAAATCTGAAGAATTCATGGATCCAGAAGCTTTCCTAAACATGTATAATAAACCCATACATATCACTTTGGATTCTGAGGTGGTATGGCCTGCTCCTTCCCATTTCTAG